From the Candidatus Eisenbacteria bacterium genome, one window contains:
- a CDS encoding ABC transporter permease: MLAYVVRRAAYGVVTVLGVLFFLFVLFFLVTKPEDIARKAVGEKAPPEAIAQWIANHGYDKPRFWNPEHPADTLIVEHFRRALTFEFGRSDADDVPIARRLREGVGPSLALTGPLFLLEIPVTIVLALLVALFRGTYIDRMGIVACVLAMSVSILLYIIGGQYVLGKVLKWFPISGFDPRPSVIVRFLALPILVGLMAAVGEGVRFYRTVFVEETDRDHVRTARAKGCTDREVMTRHVLRNALIPILTQVVVAIPFLFTGSLLLESFFGIPGLGSMTVEAIHGNDFATLRTMVYIGALLFVAGQIVTDVSYVLVDPRVRLE, translated from the coding sequence ATCCTCGCCTACGTCGTCCGGCGCGCCGCCTACGGGGTCGTCACGGTGCTGGGCGTGCTCTTCTTCCTGTTCGTCCTCTTCTTCCTGGTGACGAAGCCCGAGGACATCGCGCGCAAGGCCGTCGGCGAGAAGGCCCCGCCCGAGGCGATCGCGCAGTGGATCGCGAACCACGGCTACGACAAGCCGCGCTTCTGGAACCCCGAGCACCCCGCCGACACCCTCATCGTCGAGCACTTCCGGCGCGCGCTCACGTTCGAGTTCGGGCGCAGCGACGCCGACGACGTCCCGATCGCGCGCCGCCTGCGCGAGGGCGTGGGCCCGAGCCTCGCGCTCACGGGCCCGCTCTTCCTGCTCGAGATTCCGGTGACGATCGTGCTCGCGCTGCTGGTGGCGCTCTTCCGTGGCACCTACATCGACCGCATGGGGATCGTCGCCTGCGTGCTCGCGATGAGCGTCTCGATCCTCCTCTACATCATCGGCGGCCAATACGTCCTCGGGAAGGTCCTCAAGTGGTTCCCGATCTCGGGCTTCGATCCGCGGCCGTCGGTCATCGTGCGGTTCCTCGCGCTACCGATCCTGGTCGGGCTCATGGCGGCGGTGGGCGAAGGTGTGCGCTTCTACCGGACGGTATTCGTCGAGGAAACCGACCGTGACCACGTGCGGACCGCGCGTGCCAAGGGGTGCACCGACCGCGAGGTGATGACGCGGCACGTGCTGCGCAACGCGCTGATTCCGATCCTCACGCAGGTGGTGGTCGCGATCCCGTTCCTGTTCACGGGCTCGCTGTTGCTGGAATCGTTCTTCGGGATCCCGGGGCTTGGCTCGATGACCGTCGAAGCCATCCACGGCAACGACTTCGCGACCCTGCGCACGATGGTCTACATCGGCGCCCTGCTGTTCGTCGCCGGGCAGATCGTGACCGACGTGAGCTACGTGCTCGTTGACCCTCGGGTGCGTCTCGAGTGA